GGGGCATGGTCGTCATCGTGGTCCACCTCTCGCGTTCGATCCGGGGAGTCGCCGGCGCGGCGGCCACGACACCCCTGCTGCCGCCGTCCCGGCGGGATGCCCGGCCCCTGGAGACTGCGAACGATACCACATGCGGCCGCGACGGCAAATGCACCCGTCGCGCCGAGAGACCGGTTCCCGTGGCTCCGCTCTCCGCTCCCCGGACCAGCGGGATCCGCGATTCCACCGACCCCGTTTCAGTTGCGCGGATTTCATGACCCTGCAAGGGGTTGCGGGGCAGCAAATCGGACAACTTTCGTACTCTTATTTGTGATATGCTGGGAGCCGCCTCACGACATGCTTGATCCCGCAGCACAGGAGGTTTGAGCGATGCCAAGACAGCTCAAGCTTTTCGCCCTACTCGCCCTCGCTCTGGTCCCTGCCTTTGCGTCCGCCTTCCCCGTGACCTGGGGAACGTCCTGGGACAACGTTTCCCTGCAGGACGTCCTGGACGCCGAATACGGCCCCGGCGCCATCGACGCCGCCACCGGCTACGAAGGCTATCTCCCCGGCGACGGTGATCCCGCCTACTGGCAGGACTTCGCCATCGACGGACTTATCGTCCGGGAGATCGCCGGCTTCTCGCCCCGCAACACCCTCGGCTGGTACGCCGAGACCCTGGGCGGTCCGCCCGTGATCGACGGCATCGACGACGGCGTCGTCTTCACCGGCGCCATGGGCGAAGGGGCCGCCACGCTCGTCACCTTCCCCGGGGGTCTGACGAGTTTCGGATTCTACCTCAATCCGAACGGCACCCAGGACGGCGGCGCCAACGCCCCCGAACCCGAGCTCTTCTTCACCAACCGCTTCTACAACGACCTCGGTCCCGACGGCTCCGGCTCGCCGCACGCCCCGTTCGACGGCGACCCCCAGTGCCTGGTCTACAACATCACGGCCCTCAAGGGAGGCGTGCCGACCTTCGTCCTCGCCTGGGAAGACCTCGACTACGGCGGACCGATCACGCCGAACTACCAGTGGTCGGCGACGGACAACGACTTCCAGGACCTGGTGGTCGAGATCCAGGCGCTTTCGCCCGTGGCCGTCGAGTCCGAGAGCTGGGGAAGCGTCAAGTCGCTGTTCCGCTAGCAGGCTGATTAGAAACTCATTCTGGTACCCGGTGCGCCTGGCCGGGCCGAGATCAAGGCGCGATTCCGCCGCCGTAGCCGTAGCTACGGCAAGGGATCGCAACGCGGAGATCGGCTTGGCCAGGCGTACCGCGTGCCGGGAGGAGTTTTTCAACAGCCTGCTAGGGTCGCGCCGCTTCGCGACAGATGCCAAAGGGGCCCGGTGCGGACCGGGCCCCTTCCGTTCGTCCCGTTCCCGGGCCGAAGCCTGGCCGGATCCCCTACCGCAGCAGCGTCAGCTTCCGCGTCAGCTGGCGGTCGATCCCCGGTCCCCGCACCGTCAGCCGCGCGAAGTACTGTCCGGCGGCCAGCTCGCGCCCCTGCTGGTCGCGGCCGTCGAAGGTGACGACGTGCGGACCGGCGTTCTCCTCGCTGCGGTGCACCCGGCGCACGCGGTAGCCCCGGACGTCGAACACCTCGAGATTCACCGTGGCGTGCGACGGGATCTCGTAGCGGAACAGCGTGGGGCCGCTGGCCGGGTTCGGCGAGGGCGGCGCGAAGCTGACGCGGGTCACGCCCGGTTCCGGGGCCGCCGAGGCGAGGTCCTCGAGGCAGTTGGCGCAGCCGGTCCGCTGCGGGTCGTAGCCGTACATGGGCCACTTCCGGCTCCCGTCCAGGTCGCCGGGGTGGCCCATGTCCACCACGACGAGCTGCGTCTGGTCGAGGAAGACGACCTCGTTGTTGCCGTCGAGGTCGATGTCGCCCGCGGCGGGGCTGAGCTCGCACTGGCCCGCCAGCGGCTTCGGCCAGCCCTCGGCCAGGGTGCCGAAGTTGTCGAACGACCAGGCCCGGAAGCCGCGCGACCCGATGACGACGCTGGCCCAGGCGTAGCTCGTCTTGTCGAGGATCGGCGCGGCGTAGTTCCACCAGCCCACCGACGTGGCGGCCGGATAGCCGGACTGCTGGACGCCGCTGGCCCAGAGCAGGTGCACCCGGTAGTCCCGCGACGCGAAGGCGAGCTCGGGCGGGGAGTTGCCGAGGTTGTTGGCCGCCACCGCGCTGGTCAGGGGCACGCCCGTGCCGTTGTCGAACGGGAAGCCCGTCACGTCGGTGCCGTCGTGGTGCATGACGTAGAGCAGGCCCTGGTTGGTCGGGGCCGCGATCTCGAGGTCGCCGTCGCCGTCGAGGTCGAACAGCGTCGGCGCGTCGCTCCACGACTCGGTGTAGAACGGCCGGTAGTAGTCGGGTCCCGACTGGTTCTTCTCCATCACGTGGAGATAGGACCAGCCCGTCCCGGCGCTCGGGCCCATCAGGGTCACGGTCTCGGTGACGCCGTCGCCGTCCACGTCGCCGATCGCCGCCGGGTGCGTGATGGGTCCGGTGAACTCCTTCACCCAGGTGTCGATCTCGCCGCGGTAGTTGATGTAGAACATGTGGTCGCCGCTGCAGGCGACGATCAGGTGCGGATAGGGCCCACCGAAATTCCCGATGGACACGTAGGTGGCCGCGCCGGTCCCCAGGTCGACGGGGAAGCCCGGCATCAGGAGGCTGTTCAGGTCGTAGGCGTAGACCTTCCCGTCGGTGGTGCCGGCGACGATGTACTGCAGCGGACCGAGGTCGAGCTGGCCCACGGCGATCGGCGCGCCCGGCGTGAGGTTGGGCACGTGCTGGGGCCAGCCGCCGGGAATGGTGCCCGTGTGCGAGTACACCTGGATCATGTCGTCGGCGGTGCCGAAGACGATCTCGCCGTACGGGTCGTAGTCGATGTTCACGATGGCCGGCGGGGAGTTCGGCGGGGCCGGCAGGTCGACCGGGAAGCCCGTCTCGTCGTCGGGGTAGCCCGGACCGCCGCGCCACTCGGCGTCGAAGAGCCGGGTCGGCTCGCCCCCGAAGTAGGCTTCGGCGAACACGACGGCGGCCTGATGGCCCCGGGAGGGGTCGAGCGCGAGGTCCTCGTAGATGAGGCTGGTCACGTCGGTGTCGTTGAAGCGTTCCGGCGGCGACCAGGTGTGCAGCGTGAACAGCGAGGACCGCGAGAGCACGATGTTCTCGTTGCCGCCGTCGAAGGCGAAGCCGGAGCCGACGAGAGTCGATGTCCCGTGGTCGATCTCGACGTTGGCGCGGAAATCCCACGGCAGATCCTGGAAGCCGTAGCCGTTCCAGTCCCGGCCCGCGGTGGTGGTCCACAGGATGTGCGGGTCGAGGGCGCCGCCGAAGCCGCCCTCGCCGTGGACGATGGCGACCGTGCTGTCCGTGGTCGATGCCGCCAGGTCCAGGCAGTCCTGGTCGATCCCGTCGGTGGTGAACTTGAGGGCCCAGATGCTGAAGTCCCAGTCCGTGTCCGCGCTGCCGTAGTTCAGGGCCCGGCGGTAGCGGACGCCGTCGTCGTGGGTGGCGCTGAGCCGACCGGTGTAGGTCCAGGCCACGTGGACGGCGCCGCCGAAGCCGTACTCGACCTTGGGGCCGTAGTACATGGCGTCGCCGTCGTGGGTCAGGGACGCGATGCGGTAGGGCGCCGACCAGGTGCTGCCGTAGTCGGTGGAGCGGGCGTACCAGATGTCGTCGCCGTTGCCGTCGAGCCCGCTGGCCACGGCGTACAGGTAGAACCCGTCGAAGCTGACGACGTCGCTGGTCATGGCGCCCGAGATGAAGCTGACGCCCGCGGACTGGAAGACGGTCCGCGTGGTCCAGGATGCCGAGGCCAGGCCCAGCTGGGAGTAGGCGACCAGCTGGTCGAAACCGGGCACCATGTACTGGACATAGAGACGGCTCACGGTGCCCTCGACGATGAGCAGCTTCACGAGGCGGGCGAAGTTGCTGCCCGAGTCGTCGCCGATCTGCCCCCACGGCGAGAAGGTGGTGCCGCCGTCGGTCGAGCGCAGGATCACCACGTGTTCGGCCCAGGTGACGGTGCTCGAGTCGCCCGTGTAGGCGTAGTAGATGTCGCCGTTCTCGGCGATGGCGAGGTCGCCGCTCCACATGTAGTCCGAGGGGTGGTCGGCGAAGAGCACGTCGTCGCCGCCGATGTCGCCCAGGGACTTGAGCGCGTTGGCGACGTAGCGCTTCTCCTGCGCGTCGAACTCGCGGACCCGGTCGCCGCCCGGGCGGGTGCCGTCGCGGGGATCGTCCGCGGCGCGCCGGACGGTGCCGACGTCGCGCGGCGTGCCGGCGATCACCTCCACCGGGCGCAGCATGTCGGACGGCCCCTGGAACGAGGTCGGCATGGCAAAGACAGGGCGTTCCCCGACGGCGAAGGCCGGCTGGACGAGGACCCCGGCGGCGAGCGCCAGCACGATGGCGAGCATGATTCTGGACTGCGTTTTCATGGGCACCCTCCCGGATCCCGGTGGCCACAGGGACGAAACGACCGCCCCATTTTTGCACAATCGGAACATCGGGACAACGGAAAATAGGGACCGGATTCGTCCGTAATGACCATCCGCAGCCCGGAAACGGGCTCAGGCGCCCGGGACGGGAGGGTCGAAGGCGGCCCGGGCGGCCGCCCGCCGCATGCGGGTCGCCTGCTCCGGCGTGAGGCCGAGCTCCGCGGCGGCCCGGCCGTACTCGCCGGCGAGGGTCAGGCCGAACAGGGTGCGGTCGTCCGTGTTCAGGGCGCAGGGCACGCCGGCGGCGAGGAACGCCGCGAGGGGGAAGTCGGCGAAGCGCTCGACGCCGCCGGTCAGGACATTCGAGCCGGGACAGAGTTCGACGAAGATCCCCCGCTCCGCCAGCTCCGCCAGCAGGTCGGGGCGGCGGGCGGCGGCCAGGCCGTGTCCGATGCGATCGGCGCCGCACAGGTCGATGGCCTGCCGGATCGAATCGAGGGCCCGCGGCCCCATGGCCGGCAGTTCGCCCGCGTGGATCGACACCCCCAGGCCTTCGGCCTTCACCTCGGCGAAGAGGGCGGCGAAGTCGCCGGCGGGGCCGGCCGCCTCGTCGCCGCCGAGGCCGAAGCCCACCACCCCGAGGGCGCGTCCGGCCTGTCCGGCTTTCTCCCACGCCCGCCAGGCCAGCTTGCGGTCGAGCTGGCGCACCGCGTCGGGCAGCCAGCGCAGGCGCACGCCATGGGTCTCCTCCACCTCGCAGGCGGCCTCGTGCAGGGCGGTCTGGATGGGCAGGGGATCGCGTTCCCGGATCAGCAGCACGCCGTAGGACACGCTCACTTCGGCGTAGACGACGTCGTCGGCGGCCAGCTGCGCGCCCAGGTCGAGGGCCAGGGCGTGGAAATCCGCCGCGTCGCGCATGACGCTCGTGGCCGTCTTGTACAGATCGAGAAATCCGGCGAAGCCCCGGAACGCGAACTCCCGACCGCTGTCGTCGAGACAGGCGGCCGGGAGTTCGGGATGGCCGTACTTCTCCGCCAGGGCGATCAGGCGCCGGGGCGTGACCGAGCCTTCGAGATGCGTGTGCAGCTCGACCCGGCCCGGGGCGGTCATCGGGCCAGGACCACGCGCGCGGTCCGGCGTTCGACGCCGTCGCTGACCCGGATCAGATAGACGCCCGACGGGGCGGCCCGGCCGTCGTCGGTGTCGCCGCGCCAGGTGAGTTCCTGCCAGGCGCCCGTGCCCGCCGCGGCGTGCAGGCGGCGCACGACGTGACCGCGCACGTCGACGATCTGCACCGCCGCGGTCCGGTCGACGGGGGCGCGGAAGCGGATCTGCACCGCCGGATTGGCCGGATTCGGCCAGGCCGGCTGCAGGGCCAGGGCCACCGGGGACACCGCGGGCCGCGCGCCCGGACCGGCCGGGGCCGCGAGCCGGAATTCCTGGCCGTCGTCGGTGCGGGCCACGAGCCCGTAGCCCGGGGCGTCGGCGGCGCCCGGGGCGTCGCGGTACACGTAGCCGGTGCCGGTGCGGTAGAGCACCCCCACCGCGCCCGCATCGCCGGCCAGGGCGGCCCCCTGCCACACCGTCTCGTCACCGGCGCCGGTGCGCCGGACCAGATCGATCCCCACGAGGCGATCCGGGGCCACCGCGAGGTCGAATTCCAGGCGCACGACGTCGGCGTCGCGCCAGGCGGCCTTCCAGTTGCGCAGCAGGGCGGGCACCGGCCACAGGTCGTCGGTCGAATGCTCGAGGAAGACGAAGCCGGCGGGCGCGTTGCTCGAACCGATGTTGCCGGCCGGCGCGCACACGGCGAAGTCGGGCAGGCCGTCCCCGTCGAAGTCGCCGGCGCCGGTCACCCAGGCGCCGAAGTGGTCGCCGGCCGAGTTGCCGGGGTTGATGCCCGGGTTGGTCAACGTCGCCAGGCTGCTGGAACCCGTGGCCCCGGAGCCGCCCTCGTAGATGTAGGCGCGTCCGGCCTCGCTGGCGTCGAGGCTCACCAGGGGGGCGCCGATGATCAGGTCGTCGCGGCTGGTGCCGCTGTAGTCGCCGATGCGGTCGAGGCAGGCACCGAAATGGCCGCCGGCATTCTGGCCGTTGATGGCGTGGTCGGCGGTGGTGCCCGG
The sequence above is drawn from the bacterium genome and encodes:
- a CDS encoding DUF4114 domain-containing protein, which codes for MPRQLKLFALLALALVPAFASAFPVTWGTSWDNVSLQDVLDAEYGPGAIDAATGYEGYLPGDGDPAYWQDFAIDGLIVREIAGFSPRNTLGWYAETLGGPPVIDGIDDGVVFTGAMGEGAATLVTFPGGLTSFGFYLNPNGTQDGGANAPEPELFFTNRFYNDLGPDGSGSPHAPFDGDPQCLVYNITALKGGVPTFVLAWEDLDYGGPITPNYQWSATDNDFQDLVVEIQALSPVAVESESWGSVKSLFR
- the add gene encoding adenosine deaminase codes for the protein MTAPGRVELHTHLEGSVTPRRLIALAEKYGHPELPAACLDDSGREFAFRGFAGFLDLYKTATSVMRDAADFHALALDLGAQLAADDVVYAEVSVSYGVLLIRERDPLPIQTALHEAACEVEETHGVRLRWLPDAVRQLDRKLAWRAWEKAGQAGRALGVVGFGLGGDEAAGPAGDFAALFAEVKAEGLGVSIHAGELPAMGPRALDSIRQAIDLCGADRIGHGLAAARRPDLLAELAERGIFVELCPGSNVLTGGVERFADFPLAAFLAAGVPCALNTDDRTLFGLTLAGEYGRAAAELGLTPEQATRMRRAAARAAFDPPVPGA
- a CDS encoding FG-GAP repeat protein, whose protein sequence is MSGPTCCNCRAGFFLVILLGVLTGGVVPAYGQSYWFDPFGVTGDNFGQSATAVPDINGDGYDEFLIGVANSDTTGLNAGQAFFWFGGPHVLRAPDRIWNGNSPAEFGFAVAAIGDVNGGGRPDFAIGAPRSNAGGAGSGRVFVFYGESGPGTSPDAIIDGATGGDNFGFSISKAGDFDGDNRDDFIVGAPYSDLTGIDAGAAYIIYGRSGGISTDLADATVLTGEIADDYFGWSVSDAGDFLGADDCVAVGAPGNNTHGGLNAGAVYVYEGDATPDAGVDWVAGISAASKAGAAFGTCVRNGGNLDGDAYDDLVVGAPRCSEAGSEAGRVEIFYGDPTPGTTADHAINGQNAGGHFGACLDRIGDYSGTSRDDLIIGAPLVSLDASEAGRAYIYEGGSGATGSSSLATLTNPGINPGNSAGDHFGAWVTGAGDFDGDGLPDFAVCAPAGNIGSSNAPAGFVFLEHSTDDLWPVPALLRNWKAAWRDADVVRLEFDLAVAPDRLVGIDLVRRTGAGDETVWQGAALAGDAGAVGVLYRTGTGYVYRDAPGAADAPGYGLVARTDDGQEFRLAAPAGPGARPAVSPVALALQPAWPNPANPAVQIRFRAPVDRTAAVQIVDVRGHVVRRLHAAAGTGAWQELTWRGDTDDGRAAPSGVYLIRVSDGVERRTARVVLAR